Proteins encoded by one window of Conger conger chromosome 1, fConCon1.1, whole genome shotgun sequence:
- the LOC133142072 gene encoding myc target protein 1 homolog — protein MAEEKTSFILDILKTYDLDSLILAFCLSMLVGLLVGALIYIFLTWLSRRRASAQITRRTRSSSTHTPPHHRFGLFRHSGAAFGFYRESSLDPSESSGHKPLFRATPYHPPLLIDQVPFQAEDGDCTPTASATASPAANASTPARVPPVRLSSFRSDRDPPRGPRAVQTPPPPYESVLLAFEEA, from the coding sequence ACAGCTTGATCCTGGCCTTCTGCTTGTCCATGCTGGTGGGACTACTGGTGGGAGCCTTGATCTACATCTTCCTGACCTGGCTTTCGAGACGAAGGGCCTCGGCCCAAATCACCAGACGGACCCGTTCCTcctccacccacaccccaccgCACCACCGCTTTGGACTCTTCCGCCACAGTGGTGCCGCCTTTGGGTTCTACCGTGAATCCTCACTGGATCCATCAGAATCTTCAGGCCACAAGCCACTTTTCCGGGCAACACCCTACCACCCGCCGCTACTGATTGACCAGGTCCCCTTTCAGGCAGAGGATGGTGACTGCACCCCCACTGCAAGCGCTACTGCAAGCCCCGCTGCTAATGCATCCACCCCGGCTAGAGTCCCCCCAGTGCGACTGTCCTCCTTCCGGTCTGACCGTGACCCGCCAAGaggcccaagggctgtgcagacgcccccacccccctacgAAAGTGTCCTCCTGGCTTTCGAGGAGGCGTGA